A genomic stretch from Bacterioplanes sanyensis includes:
- a CDS encoding N-acyl homoserine lactonase family protein has translation MRFLLSLRFLLSILGGWLLASMAVANGLSVQVLDCGTLVSRNASLFNSNIETGTEQVLANSCYLIRHPDGTLLWDTGMTDELAKLPDGKEMWDGAFHVSMSKTLLGQLAEHGVSPKDIDYLAISHLHSDHTGNANAFAKSTWLVQRSEHKVSTGKKARQYGFKQGDYNRLRKVKKLNGDHDVFGDGSVVIVRTPGHTPGHQSLLLKLKQHGPVVLSGDLYHFQRNHDDRAVPQFNADAGDTRASFDKIDQLIKETGAELWIQHDKPQFDRLMAGGSGEQPGLYY, from the coding sequence ATGCGGTTTTTGCTTTCTCTGCGTTTTTTGCTTTCTATTCTCGGTGGCTGGTTGTTGGCCAGTATGGCAGTGGCCAATGGCCTGTCGGTCCAGGTGCTCGACTGTGGCACCTTAGTCAGCCGCAATGCATCTTTGTTCAACAGCAATATCGAAACCGGCACTGAACAGGTGTTGGCCAACAGCTGTTATTTGATTCGCCACCCTGACGGTACGCTGTTGTGGGACACCGGCATGACCGATGAGCTGGCAAAACTGCCCGATGGCAAAGAAATGTGGGATGGCGCCTTTCACGTGTCGATGAGCAAAACCCTGTTAGGCCAGCTGGCCGAGCACGGCGTCAGCCCTAAAGACATAGATTACCTGGCCATCTCTCATTTGCACTCCGACCACACCGGCAACGCTAACGCCTTTGCCAAATCGACCTGGTTGGTGCAGCGCAGCGAGCATAAAGTCTCGACCGGAAAAAAAGCGCGCCAATACGGATTTAAACAAGGCGATTACAACCGCCTGCGCAAGGTGAAAAAACTCAATGGCGATCACGATGTGTTTGGCGACGGCAGTGTGGTGATTGTGCGCACTCCGGGTCATACCCCGGGCCATCAATCGCTGCTGTTGAAGCTAAAACAACACGGCCCTGTGGTGCTGAGTGGTGATTTGTACCATTTCCAGCGCAATCACGACGACCGAGCCGTGCCACAGTTTAATGCCGACGCTGGCGATACCCGCGCCTCTTTTGACAAGATCGACCAGCTGATCAAAGAGACCGGAGCTGAGTTGTGGATCCAGCACGATAAACCGCAGTTTGATCGGTTAATGGCTGGCGGCAGTGGTGAGCAGCCTGGGTTGTACTACTAA
- a CDS encoding type I glyceraldehyde-3-phosphate dehydrogenase produces the protein MTTRIAINGFGRIGRCILRALYANGYRQNLQVVAINELADIDSISYMLRYDSTHGRFPGTVSVADERHLMVNGDRICMRHEADPQQLDWQALDIDLVLECSGQIKSRAEAEIHLQRGARKVLISNPADSDVDNTIIYGLNHDTLSAEQRIVSNGSCSTNCLLPILTVLDETWGIEAGVTTTIHSAMNDQPVIDAYHSDLRRTRAAGQSIIPVDTGLPKGIARLLPHLDGRMESLHVRVPTINVSALDLSLQLRQAVTVEAVNEQLTRAAEQRFPGVLGIANEAHASIDFNQDPRSGVVDATQTRVSGERLLKLLVWFDNEWGFANRMLDTAECMTR, from the coding sequence ATGACCACGCGCATCGCCATCAATGGTTTTGGCCGTATCGGCCGCTGTATTCTTCGCGCTTTGTACGCCAATGGCTATCGCCAGAACCTGCAAGTTGTCGCCATCAATGAGTTGGCGGACATCGACTCCATCAGTTACATGCTGCGCTACGACAGCACCCATGGACGTTTCCCTGGCACCGTCAGTGTGGCCGATGAGCGCCACTTGATGGTCAATGGTGATCGCATTTGCATGCGCCATGAGGCCGACCCGCAGCAGCTTGACTGGCAGGCGTTAGATATCGACTTGGTATTGGAATGCAGTGGCCAGATCAAATCCCGTGCCGAAGCCGAGATTCATTTGCAGCGCGGCGCGCGCAAAGTATTAATCTCCAACCCCGCCGACAGCGATGTCGACAACACCATTATCTACGGCCTCAATCACGACACCCTGAGTGCAGAGCAGCGCATTGTCTCCAATGGCTCCTGCTCAACCAACTGTTTATTGCCCATTTTGACGGTACTGGACGAAACCTGGGGCATTGAGGCTGGAGTCACTACCACCATTCACTCCGCCATGAACGACCAACCTGTGATTGATGCCTATCACTCGGATTTGCGTCGTACCCGTGCGGCGGGGCAAAGCATTATTCCCGTCGATACCGGCCTGCCCAAAGGCATCGCGCGGCTACTGCCGCACTTGGATGGCCGTATGGAAAGCCTGCATGTGCGGGTGCCGACCATTAATGTATCGGCGCTGGATTTGAGCTTGCAGCTCAGGCAAGCGGTCACGGTGGAGGCGGTAAATGAGCAGCTTACGCGTGCTGCTGAGCAGCGCTTCCCTGGCGTGTTGGGCATTGCTAACGAAGCCCACGCCTCCATCGACTTTAATCAGGACCCGCGCTCCGGCGTGGTGGATGCCACCCAAACTCGAGTCAGCGGCGAGCGTTTGCTGAAGTTGCTGGTGTGGTTTGATAACGAGTGGGGTTTTGCCAATCGCATGTTAGACACCGCCGAGTGCATGACCCGCTGA
- a CDS encoding phosphoglycerate kinase encodes MTVLKMTDLDLKGKRVLIREDLNVPVKDGKVTSDVRIRASLPTIQHALEAGAKVMVMSHLGRPTEGEYADEFSMQPVAEHLGGLLGRSVNVIKDFSAGIDVADGELVLLENVRFNPGEKKDTDELAQAYAALCDVFVMDAFGTAHRAQASTHGVAKFAPVACAGPLLAAELDALGKALDKPARPLVAIVGGSKVSTKLEVLESLSDICDQIIVGGGIANTFLAAAGKPVGKSLYEADLIPAAKKLMEKVSIPVPTDVVCGKEFSETAEATLKSADDVAEDDMIFDIGPDSAKALAEQLKEANTIIWNGPVGVFEFDQFGEGTKALSLAIAESDAFSIAGGGDTLAAVDKYNIAEKVSYISTGGGAFLEFVEGKTLPAVAMLEQRANG; translated from the coding sequence ATGACTGTTTTGAAAATGACCGACCTCGACTTGAAAGGCAAGCGGGTTCTGATTCGTGAAGATCTGAATGTGCCGGTAAAAGACGGCAAGGTAACGTCCGATGTGCGCATTCGTGCATCATTGCCGACCATTCAGCACGCACTCGAGGCCGGTGCCAAAGTCATGGTGATGTCTCACCTCGGCCGCCCAACGGAAGGCGAATACGCCGATGAGTTTTCTATGCAGCCCGTGGCTGAGCATTTAGGCGGTTTACTGGGCCGCAGCGTTAATGTGATTAAAGATTTCTCTGCCGGCATCGACGTGGCCGACGGCGAGTTGGTACTGCTGGAAAACGTGCGTTTTAACCCAGGCGAGAAAAAAGACACAGACGAGCTGGCCCAAGCGTATGCGGCTTTGTGTGACGTGTTTGTGATGGACGCCTTTGGCACCGCTCACCGTGCTCAAGCCTCGACTCACGGTGTGGCCAAGTTTGCCCCAGTTGCTTGCGCTGGCCCACTGCTGGCGGCGGAGTTGGATGCCTTGGGCAAAGCGCTGGATAAGCCGGCACGCCCTCTGGTAGCGATCGTTGGTGGCTCAAAAGTGTCGACCAAATTGGAAGTGCTGGAAAGCCTGTCTGACATCTGCGATCAGATCATCGTCGGTGGCGGCATTGCCAATACCTTCCTGGCCGCAGCTGGCAAGCCAGTGGGTAAGTCGTTGTACGAAGCAGATTTAATTCCTGCGGCGAAAAAGCTGATGGAAAAAGTCTCCATTCCTGTGCCGACCGATGTAGTGTGCGGCAAAGAGTTTTCGGAAACCGCTGAAGCGACGCTGAAGTCGGCTGATGACGTGGCCGAAGACGATATGATTTTTGATATCGGCCCGGATTCTGCCAAGGCGCTGGCGGAGCAGTTAAAAGAAGCCAACACCATTATCTGGAACGGTCCGGTGGGCGTATTTGAATTTGATCAATTTGGCGAAGGCACTAAAGCCTTGTCATTGGCCATTGCTGAGTCAGATGCCTTCTCTATTGCTGGCGGTGGTGACACTCTTGCGGCGGTGGATAAGTACAATATCGCGGAGAAAGTCTCTTATATTTCAACCGGCGGCGGTGCTTTCTTAGAGTTTGTTGAAGGCAAAACTCTGCCTGCGGTAGCGATGCTGGAGCAGCGCGCAAACGGCTAA
- a CDS encoding GNAT family N-acetyltransferase, producing MSNFVVTAFQPQHSQAVVNLWRQAHSKALDLEPIHSVESQTYFLQHILPQDYDIRVVLDADTVVAFMASNRNEISQLYVHPEYQGKSIGSLLMEVAKQQSDGYLSLRTFEKNQPARDFYQAHGFDFSAGNSDNEEGLPDLLYEWRQ from the coding sequence ATGTCGAACTTCGTTGTAACCGCTTTCCAACCACAACACAGCCAAGCTGTGGTCAACTTGTGGCGCCAAGCCCACAGCAAGGCTCTGGACCTTGAGCCTATACACAGCGTGGAATCGCAAACGTATTTTTTGCAGCATATTTTGCCGCAAGACTATGATATTCGGGTGGTATTAGATGCTGACACTGTGGTTGCCTTTATGGCCTCCAATCGCAACGAAATCAGCCAGCTGTATGTGCATCCGGAATATCAAGGCAAGAGCATTGGTAGCCTATTAATGGAAGTTGCCAAGCAACAGTCAGACGGTTATTTATCGCTGCGTACTTTTGAAAAAAATCAGCCAGCGCGGGACTTTTACCAAGCCCACGGGTTTGATTTTTCAGCAGGAAATAGCGACAACGAAGAAGGCCTGCCGGACTTATTATACGAATGGCGGCAATAA
- a CDS encoding GNAT family N-acetyltransferase has product MTLSLRPITTDNYEAICDLDVTPEQEAFVACNMWSLVEATYNDGHITRGIYLNDEPVGFFMWVYESRDKVSIYRFMVDQAHQRKGIGRQAMLMALQEIQQDSNLSCIEICYNPNNPVAKDFYASFGFIEVGMDDDDEDMLAEIRL; this is encoded by the coding sequence ATGACACTGTCTTTACGCCCAATTACAACAGACAACTATGAAGCGATCTGCGACCTAGATGTCACTCCCGAGCAAGAAGCCTTCGTGGCTTGTAATATGTGGTCGTTGGTTGAAGCAACCTACAATGATGGCCATATTACGCGGGGCATCTATCTGAACGATGAGCCCGTGGGCTTTTTTATGTGGGTTTATGAATCGCGCGACAAGGTGTCCATCTATCGCTTTATGGTGGATCAAGCACATCAGCGCAAGGGGATTGGTCGCCAAGCCATGTTGATGGCTCTACAGGAAATCCAACAGGACTCCAACCTCTCCTGCATCGAAATCTGCTATAACCCCAACAACCCTGTAGCGAAGGATTTTTACGCCAGCTTTGGTTTTATCGAAGTCGGCATGGACGACGATGACGAAGACATGCTCGCTGAGATCCGACTCTAA
- a CDS encoding bifunctional diaminohydroxyphosphoribosylaminopyrimidine deaminase/5-amino-6-(5-phosphoribosylamino)uracil reductase RibD has translation MDDVFMQQALAVSRQALPACQPNPPVGCVLVKDGKIVAQGHTQAIGGNHAEVQAMQQYRGSLSEVTAYVTLEPCSFAGRTPSCAQMLARSGIQRIVVALLDPDPRNNGRGINILKDAGISVDVGCAADQVAAFLHPHLGHS, from the coding sequence ATGGACGACGTCTTTATGCAACAAGCGCTGGCCGTGTCTCGCCAGGCATTGCCAGCTTGCCAGCCCAACCCACCCGTCGGTTGTGTGCTGGTCAAAGATGGCAAAATAGTGGCACAAGGTCACACCCAGGCCATTGGAGGCAACCACGCCGAAGTGCAAGCCATGCAACAATATCGGGGCTCGCTGTCGGAAGTGACGGCCTACGTTACTCTCGAGCCCTGCTCTTTTGCCGGACGCACGCCGTCTTGTGCACAGATGTTGGCGCGCAGCGGCATCCAACGGATCGTGGTTGCCCTGCTCGACCCTGATCCGCGCAATAATGGCCGCGGCATCAACATTTTGAAAGATGCCGGCATAAGCGTTGATGTCGGCTGTGCTGCCGATCAGGTAGCGGCATTTCTGCATCCACACCTCGGGCACTCCTAA
- a CDS encoding VOC family protein, translating to MIQLEHLNLVVSDIPRTLAFYRAAFPHWKVRTEGQGSWYGTERRWLHFGDDYQFLTFNDNGQGSNRNLESNDIGLSHFAFVTNNLVELVDRLKAAGFQPTQAGGDGKYRKNRYFIDPDGYEVEFVQYLTDVPELRNSNDN from the coding sequence ATGATTCAGTTAGAACACCTCAACTTGGTTGTCAGCGATATTCCACGGACGCTGGCTTTTTACCGCGCCGCCTTTCCCCACTGGAAAGTGCGTACAGAAGGCCAAGGCAGCTGGTACGGTACGGAGCGTCGTTGGTTGCATTTTGGCGATGACTACCAATTTCTGACATTCAACGACAACGGTCAGGGCAGTAATCGAAACTTGGAAAGTAACGACATTGGGTTGTCACATTTTGCCTTTGTCACCAATAACCTGGTGGAGCTGGTCGATCGACTGAAAGCCGCAGGATTCCAGCCAACACAAGCGGGGGGTGATGGAAAATACCGCAAAAACCGGTATTTTATCGACCCAGACGGCTATGAGGTGGAATTTGTCCAATACCTCACCGACGTGCCAGAGCTGCGCAACAGCAACGACAATTAA
- a CDS encoding LysE family translocator, producing MNWAVLAAFIPTFAFISLTPGMCMALSMSLGMTIGVRRTMWMMAGELVGVALVTVCAVLGVAALMLKAPTVFIAFQLLGGAYLLWLGWQMWQSKGSLAIPEQPQDRDYSRWGLISQGFLTAVANPKGWAFLVVFMPSFIDADLPLVPQLVILMSIQLLLEWIALMLYAGGGSGLRRWLSQRHSVQRLNRIAGTLMMGVGIWLASGAF from the coding sequence ATGAACTGGGCTGTATTAGCTGCTTTTATTCCCACCTTTGCTTTTATTTCACTGACGCCGGGCATGTGCATGGCACTGTCGATGAGCCTTGGCATGACCATTGGTGTGCGCAGAACCATGTGGATGATGGCGGGCGAACTAGTCGGGGTGGCGCTGGTCACTGTCTGTGCCGTGCTGGGTGTTGCGGCCTTGATGCTAAAGGCGCCAACGGTATTTATTGCGTTTCAATTACTGGGCGGTGCTTATTTGTTGTGGCTGGGTTGGCAAATGTGGCAATCCAAAGGTTCGCTGGCCATTCCTGAACAGCCACAGGATCGCGACTACAGTCGCTGGGGGCTGATCAGTCAGGGCTTTTTAACCGCCGTTGCCAACCCGAAGGGCTGGGCATTTTTGGTGGTATTTATGCCCAGTTTCATTGATGCGGATCTGCCGCTGGTCCCTCAGTTGGTAATACTGATGTCGATTCAGCTGTTGCTCGAGTGGATAGCGCTGATGCTGTATGCCGGCGGCGGCTCCGGCTTGCGGCGCTGGCTATCGCAGCGCCACTCGGTACAGCGTCTGAACCGAATTGCCGGTACCCTAATGATGGGTGTGGGTATTTGGCTGGCCAGTGGAGCGTTTTAA
- a CDS encoding peptidase inhibitor family I36 protein, translated as MVRITSLALLASVILATSAQAEDKVCFYQDAEYRGTEWCYGVEQVSWVGSAVNDKTSSIKTYGNAYVDIFEHSQYRGQQARIMANTYRMDDLNDGISSFTVGVRDSNDFACLFEHPGFRGTPHCLQAGQQQTDLDRVALGRNKASSVMVIGDAAVDVFQYPNLRTDKAHSRLRRSSSNLEVRPGGWLEDDIDSMRVVREARDGGEIAIDILDALNAKAPVNQANVLTSHNAYNSTAYFSGQLIPGPNQRRALVEQLQLGIRSMELDIRAANGWTKVCHSVDCNTNNVTSLRRMLGEIDSWLKGADDNDVVFIYLEDGIDGDTAGYQRLQQDIAWLGDIVYTPGSCQSQPQLSMQQLLANGQRIFFYKDGGNSGCESLPQVLINFESSVAVADINVYESFFSATRFRRAYECDNYFCNNTLTADEALIALENGLNAVGMDMLEEQNLDGAGQRLNRQLWAIDPQDTQQAYAEGRSARMTFFGTRYLALSWDEARPYACRNHAGDWQVTQTTGTLDLGMQACDSEYPGYVFDTPLSAYEAKKLRQVMTSGSDIHVNFGVEQGRWQAGKWGELSAR; from the coding sequence ATGGTACGCATTACATCACTGGCATTGTTGGCCAGTGTCATTCTCGCTACGTCTGCCCAGGCGGAAGACAAAGTCTGCTTTTACCAGGACGCCGAATACCGCGGCACTGAGTGGTGTTACGGCGTTGAACAGGTGAGCTGGGTTGGCTCAGCAGTGAACGACAAGACCTCGTCGATCAAAACCTACGGCAACGCCTACGTCGATATTTTTGAGCACAGCCAATATCGCGGGCAGCAAGCGCGCATCATGGCAAATACCTACCGCATGGATGATCTGAACGATGGCATTAGCTCATTCACCGTCGGAGTTCGAGACAGCAACGATTTTGCATGTTTGTTTGAACACCCTGGTTTTCGCGGTACACCGCATTGCTTGCAAGCCGGTCAACAACAAACGGACCTTGACCGCGTGGCACTGGGCAGAAATAAAGCGTCATCGGTCATGGTAATAGGTGATGCAGCGGTGGATGTTTTTCAGTATCCGAATTTGCGCACTGACAAAGCCCACAGCCGCTTGCGCCGCAGCTCTTCCAACCTTGAGGTTCGACCGGGTGGCTGGCTAGAAGACGACATCGATTCTATGCGCGTGGTCCGTGAAGCGCGTGATGGCGGTGAAATCGCGATTGATATTCTGGATGCACTCAATGCGAAAGCACCAGTTAACCAGGCAAACGTGCTGACCTCTCACAATGCTTACAACAGCACCGCGTATTTTAGTGGTCAACTGATTCCAGGGCCGAATCAGCGCCGTGCTCTGGTTGAGCAATTGCAGTTGGGTATTCGTTCAATGGAGCTCGACATTCGTGCCGCCAATGGTTGGACTAAAGTGTGCCACTCCGTCGATTGCAACACCAATAATGTCACCAGCCTGCGGCGAATGCTGGGTGAAATCGATAGTTGGCTGAAAGGTGCTGATGACAACGATGTGGTGTTTATCTACCTTGAGGACGGCATTGATGGCGACACTGCAGGCTATCAGCGCTTGCAGCAAGACATTGCATGGCTGGGGGATATTGTTTACACACCGGGCAGCTGCCAAAGCCAACCACAACTGAGCATGCAGCAATTACTGGCGAATGGTCAGCGTATTTTCTTCTATAAAGACGGCGGCAACAGCGGCTGTGAATCATTGCCGCAGGTGCTGATTAATTTTGAAAGCAGTGTGGCGGTAGCGGATATCAATGTATATGAGTCATTTTTCTCAGCGACGCGCTTTCGCCGGGCATACGAGTGCGACAATTATTTCTGCAATAACACACTGACCGCTGACGAAGCTCTGATTGCACTGGAAAATGGATTGAATGCTGTGGGGATGGACATGCTGGAGGAGCAGAATCTGGACGGTGCAGGCCAGCGTCTTAACCGCCAGTTATGGGCCATTGATCCGCAAGATACTCAACAAGCGTATGCAGAAGGCCGCAGTGCGCGGATGACATTTTTCGGCACACGTTATTTGGCATTGTCATGGGATGAGGCCAGACCGTATGCGTGTCGCAACCATGCCGGTGATTGGCAGGTGACGCAAACGACCGGCACGCTGGACCTTGGCATGCAAGCCTGCGACAGCGAATATCCAGGCTATGTGTTTGATACGCCGCTCAGCGCGTATGAAGCCAAGAAACTGCGTCAAGTCATGACCTCTGGCTCTGATATTCACGTCAATTTTGGCGTAGAACAAGGGCGCTGGCAGGCTGGCAAATGGGGTGAGTTGTCGGCTCGATAA
- a CDS encoding RDD family protein, which translates to MHKDDAAALRIPAILIDLSVILGVVGTVQRFLVEFGWLEQHPPIEWLMFAVIPIAFFVYWALNINIGKRLFKLAIVDADTLRPATVPQLFKRSLLFCFLISFNILLVIPIFLSKKNQGFHDRLANTVVVRKEKVAG; encoded by the coding sequence ATGCATAAAGACGACGCAGCGGCACTGCGTATCCCAGCGATTTTAATTGACCTCAGCGTTATCCTAGGCGTAGTGGGTACTGTGCAACGCTTTTTAGTCGAATTCGGCTGGCTGGAGCAGCACCCGCCCATTGAGTGGCTGATGTTTGCCGTGATTCCTATTGCTTTCTTTGTCTACTGGGCACTGAATATCAATATAGGCAAGCGCCTATTTAAACTGGCCATTGTTGATGCCGACACCTTACGCCCTGCCACTGTGCCCCAGCTGTTTAAACGCTCGTTACTGTTTTGTTTTTTAATTTCTTTTAATATTTTACTGGTAATTCCAATCTTCCTTAGCAAGAAAAACCAGGGTTTTCATGATCGCTTAGCCAACACTGTCGTGGTTCGCAAGGAAAAAGTGGCCGGTTAG
- a CDS encoding type III PLP-dependent enzyme translates to MAIAHSVLDFQSYSTDALNAEKIQLIESSVAQFGAPLLLLDCDAIRQQYRALQQALPTVTLHFALKPLPHPAVVRTLMAEGACFDLATTGEVELVQQLGVEPERTIHTHPIKRDSDIREALAYGTRVFVVDNLNELEKFRRYCDEVELLVRLSFRNSEAFADLSKKFGCSIEQAMMIITMAKEWNIRIKGLSFHVGSQTANPQKYVDAIHACAALMQQVVEAGLPALSTLDIGGGFPVSYNSKVMPIELFCQPINAALKTLPETMQVLAEPGRFIVAPAMTSIASVMGSAERDGQIWYYLDDGIYGSFIGLIFDDAKYPLHTLKHSSEYFASVLSGPTCDSIDVIAENILLPRLDNGDLVIAKMMGAYTSATATDFNFFKRAHTVVLNEEVVDQERLLG, encoded by the coding sequence ATGGCTATTGCTCATTCTGTTTTGGATTTTCAATCGTATTCTACAGATGCTTTAAACGCTGAGAAGATTCAATTGATTGAATCGTCTGTCGCGCAGTTTGGCGCACCTTTGTTGCTACTCGATTGCGATGCTATACGACAGCAATATCGCGCGCTGCAACAAGCATTGCCGACCGTGACCTTGCACTTTGCATTAAAGCCGCTGCCGCATCCTGCTGTTGTACGTACTTTAATGGCAGAAGGTGCCTGCTTTGATCTGGCGACGACAGGCGAGGTCGAGCTGGTGCAACAACTAGGCGTAGAGCCTGAGCGCACCATTCATACGCACCCGATTAAACGCGACAGCGATATTCGTGAAGCGCTGGCCTATGGTACTCGAGTGTTTGTGGTCGACAACCTGAACGAGCTGGAGAAATTCCGTCGCTACTGTGATGAGGTGGAATTGCTGGTGCGTTTGAGTTTTAGAAACTCAGAAGCTTTCGCCGATTTATCGAAGAAATTTGGCTGCAGTATCGAGCAGGCGATGATGATTATCACCATGGCCAAAGAGTGGAACATTCGCATAAAAGGCTTGTCGTTCCATGTCGGCTCACAAACAGCGAACCCACAAAAGTACGTGGATGCCATACACGCCTGTGCTGCATTGATGCAACAGGTGGTGGAAGCTGGGCTACCGGCGTTAAGCACACTGGATATTGGCGGTGGCTTCCCGGTTAGTTACAACAGCAAGGTAATGCCGATTGAGCTGTTTTGTCAGCCCATTAATGCAGCTCTGAAAACACTGCCAGAAACCATGCAAGTATTGGCAGAGCCTGGACGTTTTATTGTTGCACCTGCCATGACCAGCATTGCCTCTGTGATGGGCAGTGCTGAGCGTGATGGGCAAATCTGGTATTACTTGGATGACGGTATTTATGGTTCGTTTATTGGCTTGATATTTGACGACGCTAAATACCCGCTGCACACGTTAAAGCACAGCAGCGAGTATTTCGCCAGCGTATTGTCGGGCCCAACCTGTGACAGCATTGATGTGATTGCAGAAAACATCCTGCTGCCCAGGCTCGACAATGGCGACTTGGTCATCGCTAAAATGATGGGCGCCTACACCAGCGCTACGGCAACGGACTTTAACTTCTTCAAGCGCGCTCATACCGTCGTGTTAAATGAAGAAGTGGTAGACCAGGAACGTCTGCTCGGATAA
- a CDS encoding delta-class carbonic anhydrase, translated as MIRNSIALLTGTLLVTGCASMESQRYSAADDGQTLSQQRERLAANTEGKGFGPQSPRNIDMAAGDNAVSFNLAPPVEQMNLCNIHFHHNAEHQGGEFTRDAASNDGHHHAGFLYSGELSAAELRPVDSAICSTDGKGLQPGDTIELHYVYSSAQIEPGPTLGACLSEAIHNPQLRVEAQVLVLVNDQQAADFAHLTEFGQRNGYQQALNLPTDTGTPVQYAGSTTGPAYNEQGSPFQVSWSVRPQVAKVDIESVGRWCDDNAFNEHHAHGVRNLVTNPALLSTIE; from the coding sequence ATGATACGGAATTCTATTGCGCTGTTGACTGGCACCCTGTTAGTAACAGGCTGTGCCAGCATGGAAAGCCAACGGTATTCAGCAGCAGACGACGGCCAAACTCTGTCACAACAACGGGAGCGGTTGGCCGCTAATACAGAAGGTAAGGGGTTTGGTCCGCAGTCACCAAGAAATATTGATATGGCAGCGGGAGACAACGCCGTCAGTTTTAATCTGGCCCCGCCGGTTGAGCAAATGAACCTGTGTAATATTCATTTTCATCACAATGCAGAGCACCAGGGAGGCGAGTTTACCCGCGACGCGGCCAGCAACGATGGACATCACCATGCAGGCTTTCTCTACAGCGGTGAACTGAGTGCCGCTGAGCTGCGCCCGGTGGACAGCGCCATCTGCTCGACGGATGGCAAAGGCTTACAGCCTGGCGATACCATCGAGCTGCACTATGTCTATTCCAGCGCACAGATTGAGCCGGGCCCAACCTTGGGTGCCTGTTTGAGCGAGGCGATTCACAACCCCCAACTGCGAGTGGAAGCTCAGGTACTGGTGTTGGTTAACGATCAGCAAGCCGCCGACTTTGCTCACCTGACCGAGTTCGGCCAGCGTAACGGCTATCAACAGGCGTTGAATCTACCAACAGACACCGGCACGCCGGTACAGTATGCAGGCTCCACAACGGGACCGGCCTACAATGAGCAGGGCTCGCCCTTCCAGGTAAGCTGGAGCGTGCGCCCGCAAGTGGCCAAAGTCGACATCGAATCGGTCGGGCGCTGGTGCGATGATAACGCTTTCAATGAACACCACGCCCACGGTGTGCGCAACTTGGTCACCAACCCTGCGCTGCTGTCCACTATCGAATGA
- a CDS encoding GNAT family N-acetyltransferase — protein sequence MNITVDKLNDDGIVKLLQEHLQDMHAQSPAESVHALPLQALKAADLTFWSARELGQAIGCIALKQLSSTAGEIKSMRTREAARGRGVAGALLQTLLHEANQRGYQTLWLETGSMAFFRPARRLYKKYGFYECGPFADYKEDPHSVFMRYDIRAKR from the coding sequence ATGAACATCACAGTGGATAAACTCAACGACGATGGCATCGTAAAACTACTGCAGGAGCATTTACAGGACATGCATGCTCAATCGCCGGCTGAGAGTGTGCATGCTTTGCCATTGCAGGCGCTGAAAGCCGCAGACCTAACCTTTTGGTCGGCACGCGAACTTGGCCAAGCCATTGGCTGTATTGCACTGAAACAACTGAGCAGTACCGCAGGTGAGATCAAGTCCATGCGCACTAGAGAAGCAGCGCGTGGCCGAGGAGTGGCAGGCGCTTTATTGCAAACACTGCTACACGAAGCGAATCAACGCGGCTATCAAACACTCTGGCTGGAAACTGGCAGCATGGCGTTTTTTCGGCCCGCACGGCGACTCTATAAAAAGTACGGATTTTATGAATGTGGTCCCTTTGCTGACTATAAAGAAGACCCACACAGTGTTTTTATGCGTTATGACATCCGGGCAAAGCGGTAG